The proteins below are encoded in one region of Corallococcus silvisoli:
- a CDS encoding SulP family inorganic anion transporter gives MTSDVKAAEAKPSLKAILASDLPASLVVFLVALPLCMGIALASGAPIMAGLIAGVVGGLVVGFLGGVPLLVSGPAAGLAVMVFGFIQQLGFAVTCAAVAAAGLVQVALGGLKVARSALAISPAVIHGMLAGIGILIVLGQVHIVLGGSPQSNAWNNLRELPGQILNLHGAATLLGLLTLGVLIAWGFLPNGRLKKVPGPLVAVVGGTVVAAVMNADVARVQLAADALAAIKLPSLPEGSMWGAFFVAVFSLALVASAESLLSAVATDKLHTGPRANLDRELLAQGVANTVSGLLGGLPITGVIVRSAANINAGAKTRWSAVLHAVWMLAFITLLGRLAAYVPLTVLAGLLVHVGMKLVNLAHIRELRHRGELPVYLITVFGVVGINLLAGIGLGLGAAILRLLWQLGQVRVEIRAANGIHQVCISGALTFVGVPKLSTALAKVPAGSRVEVDVAVNTLDHSGFEALESWADTYRKTGGTVTMEPLEDVWTRRSARAGPAPGSAAPTPSSPVHHVSTLSPGGVQ, from the coding sequence ATGACTTCGGATGTAAAGGCTGCAGAGGCGAAGCCGTCGTTGAAGGCGATCCTCGCTTCGGATTTGCCAGCTTCGCTGGTGGTGTTCCTGGTGGCCCTGCCCCTCTGCATGGGCATCGCGCTCGCCTCTGGAGCGCCCATCATGGCGGGACTCATTGCCGGCGTCGTGGGAGGCCTGGTGGTGGGCTTCCTGGGCGGCGTGCCGCTGCTCGTGAGCGGCCCCGCGGCGGGCCTCGCGGTGATGGTCTTCGGCTTCATCCAGCAGCTGGGCTTCGCCGTGACGTGCGCGGCGGTGGCGGCGGCGGGACTCGTGCAGGTGGCGCTCGGCGGCCTGAAGGTCGCGCGCTCGGCGCTGGCCATCTCGCCGGCCGTGATCCACGGGATGCTCGCGGGTATCGGCATCCTCATCGTGCTGGGGCAGGTGCACATCGTTCTCGGTGGCTCTCCGCAGAGCAATGCCTGGAACAACCTGCGTGAGCTGCCCGGGCAGATCCTCAACCTTCATGGAGCGGCCACGCTGCTGGGCCTGCTGACGCTGGGAGTCCTCATCGCGTGGGGGTTCCTGCCGAACGGGCGGCTGAAGAAGGTCCCGGGGCCGCTGGTGGCGGTCGTGGGCGGGACCGTGGTCGCGGCGGTGATGAACGCGGACGTGGCGCGGGTGCAGCTGGCGGCGGATGCGCTGGCGGCCATCAAGCTGCCGTCCCTTCCGGAGGGCTCCATGTGGGGCGCCTTCTTCGTCGCCGTGTTCTCCCTCGCCCTCGTGGCGAGCGCCGAATCGCTCCTGAGCGCGGTGGCGACCGACAAGCTCCACACGGGCCCGCGGGCGAACCTGGACCGCGAGCTGCTCGCGCAGGGCGTGGCGAACACCGTCTCCGGTCTGCTCGGCGGCCTGCCCATCACCGGCGTCATCGTGCGCAGCGCGGCGAACATCAACGCCGGCGCGAAGACGCGCTGGTCGGCGGTGCTCCATGCGGTGTGGATGCTCGCCTTCATCACCCTGCTGGGGCGCCTGGCGGCGTACGTGCCCCTGACGGTGCTCGCCGGCCTGCTCGTGCACGTGGGCATGAAGCTCGTGAACCTGGCCCACATCCGGGAGCTGCGGCACCGCGGTGAGCTGCCCGTGTACCTCATCACCGTGTTCGGCGTCGTGGGCATCAACCTGCTCGCGGGCATCGGTCTGGGACTCGGCGCGGCCATCCTCCGGCTCCTGTGGCAGCTGGGCCAGGTGCGCGTGGAGATCCGCGCCGCCAATGGCATTCATCAGGTCTGCATCAGCGGAGCGCTGACGTTCGTCGGGGTGCCGAAGCTGTCGACGGCGCTCGCGAAGGTCCCCGCGGGCTCCCGGGTGGAGGTGGACGTGGCGGTGAACACGCTCGACCACTCCGGCTTCGAGGCGCTCGAGAGCTGGGCGGACACGTATCGCAAGACGGGCGGCACCGTGACCATGGAGCCGCTCGAGGACGTCTGGACCCGGCGCAGCGCGCGTGCGGGCCCGGCGCCGGGCTCCGCGGCGCCAACCCCTTCCTCCCCCGTTCATCACGTTTCGACTCTCTCTCCCGGAGGTGTGCAGTGA
- a CDS encoding carbonic anhydrase — protein MKKLIRGLLDFQRHTLPSYRATFARLAKGQSPDCLFISCSDSRVVPNLLVSTDPGDLFTVRNVGNLVPSATPGGQPSADRGEAAAIEFSLGFLPIEDVVVCGHSGCGAMKAILAGGAVDGAPNLEKWLAHGAPSLKKLRENNSQVGEGLPDADRLSQLNVLEQLEHLKTYPIVRDRLAAGTLRLHGWWFDIGAAQVHAYRADLGRFVPIDETEGDRLLMTLSDEQSALRAVQ, from the coding sequence GTGAAGAAGCTCATCAGAGGCCTGCTCGATTTCCAGCGTCACACGCTGCCCTCGTACCGCGCGACCTTCGCGAGGCTCGCGAAGGGGCAATCCCCTGACTGCCTCTTCATCAGCTGCTCGGACAGCCGCGTGGTGCCGAACCTGCTCGTCTCCACGGACCCGGGCGACCTCTTCACCGTGCGCAACGTGGGAAACCTGGTCCCGTCGGCCACGCCCGGCGGTCAGCCCTCGGCGGACCGCGGAGAGGCGGCGGCCATCGAGTTCTCCCTGGGCTTCCTGCCCATCGAGGACGTCGTGGTCTGCGGCCACTCGGGCTGCGGCGCGATGAAGGCCATCCTGGCCGGCGGCGCCGTGGACGGCGCTCCGAACCTCGAGAAGTGGCTCGCGCACGGAGCGCCCTCGCTCAAGAAGCTGCGTGAGAACAACTCCCAGGTGGGCGAGGGGCTGCCCGACGCGGATCGCCTCTCCCAGCTGAACGTCCTCGAGCAGCTCGAGCACCTGAAGACCTACCCCATCGTGCGCGACCGGCTCGCGGCGGGGACGCTGCGGCTGCACGGCTGGTGGTTCGACATCGGGGCGGCGCAGGTCCACGCCTACCGGGCGGACCTCGGCCGCTTCGTGCCCATCGACGAGACCGAGGGCGACCGCCTCCTGATGACGCTGTCCGACGAGCAGTCCGCGCTCCGCGCCGTCCAGTAA
- a CDS encoding energy transducer TonB yields MRWRWLFMSLVLGVTGCAHPGIPTLPASHGHLMSVMEDFQSKRGLPSTGLWDLSMGDEAPPGPPPKLDPAQAPRVFEEAVKTLRGTPGEDAVLRAFQDVSAACAAELAEACTFASGALTRPEPISPAAFRYPETLVGQGAFAFMVFQCHIDTDGHVRDCTVVEGARLPGIEQNLAALQSARYRPATLSGHPMRTDYTFYVRFIPSGLTLTRQQEQDWARLRVRQNPDSRSAWLNLARKLAEQAPGDPLYPQAVARTWFLAPRNGWAAIESAWQFVQSGQYAPALRAVRPFVRRSHNPYVLETAAAAQFGLKQCTAALAEQQKAVELLPAEWPAPEKERFQARLQDYQSACATSLAAP; encoded by the coding sequence ATGCGTTGGCGCTGGCTGTTCATGTCCCTGGTACTTGGAGTCACCGGATGTGCCCATCCGGGCATCCCGACCCTGCCCGCGAGCCATGGGCATCTGATGTCCGTGATGGAGGACTTCCAGTCGAAGAGGGGCCTCCCGTCGACAGGGCTCTGGGACCTGTCGATGGGGGACGAGGCCCCGCCCGGGCCGCCGCCCAAACTGGATCCAGCGCAGGCGCCTCGCGTCTTCGAGGAGGCGGTCAAGACGCTGCGTGGTACCCCCGGAGAGGATGCCGTCCTCCGCGCATTCCAGGACGTCTCGGCCGCGTGCGCCGCGGAGCTCGCCGAAGCTTGCACGTTCGCGTCCGGGGCGCTCACCCGTCCGGAGCCGATCTCTCCGGCGGCCTTCAGGTATCCCGAAACGTTGGTCGGGCAAGGTGCGTTCGCATTCATGGTCTTCCAGTGCCACATCGACACGGATGGCCACGTGCGTGACTGCACGGTCGTGGAAGGGGCTCGGCTTCCCGGCATCGAGCAGAACCTCGCGGCGCTTCAGTCGGCGCGATACCGTCCCGCGACCCTCTCGGGGCATCCCATGAGGACTGACTACACCTTCTACGTGCGCTTCATCCCGAGCGGGCTCACGTTGACCCGGCAACAAGAACAGGACTGGGCCCGGCTGCGGGTGCGCCAGAATCCCGATAGCCGTTCGGCATGGCTCAACCTGGCCCGGAAGCTCGCGGAGCAGGCTCCAGGAGATCCGCTCTATCCCCAGGCCGTCGCCCGCACCTGGTTCCTGGCGCCCAGGAATGGGTGGGCGGCCATCGAGTCCGCGTGGCAGTTCGTGCAGTCAGGCCAGTATGCGCCGGCCCTCCGTGCGGTGCGTCCCTTCGTGCGACGCAGCCACAATCCCTATGTGCTGGAGACCGCCGCCGCCGCGCAGTTCGGGCTGAAGCAGTGCACCGCCGCACTGGCCGAACAACAGAAGGCCGTGGAGCTGCTGCCCGCGGAATGGCCCGCGCCCGAGAAGGAACGTTTCCAGGCCAGGCTCCAGGACTACCAGTCCGCCTGCGCCACGTCCCTGGCTGCTCCCTGA
- a CDS encoding RHS repeat-associated core domain-containing protein translates to MDVETPHPYTIATSGPFGTVMKQPAVAGTTLQQRVLFDALDLWSDFEQCTDEYSQGRNDTVSLRDESTGTDLATLTPWDKGRSWTSWFTPGASGVRAALNNTGYKFCTIVAEYCSCGGVGTKTQKGAVISGYEYRRVQTGASPFWTPLRFPGQYHDVETDLFENWNRYYDPSIGRYLQPEPMMAVDARSGSWAAYSYAGNNPVRNSDPTGLFIRPEGECKNWSEALARAKVKAGCQKESGGVSSQQSCTKCALPCDICPWLDESTPPTARIFDMTGGIRGGLNPDRTQLGLARWLCGNTTVPGYSFDNTEELAQMLIHEAIHMCQTIGITAPSAKDGWGTPFGKWSPGWDDTEDTVEKCWKESSWHSTGNGCGGRRP, encoded by the coding sequence GTGGACGTTGAGACGCCGCACCCGTACACCATCGCAACCTCCGGCCCCTTCGGCACCGTGATGAAGCAGCCTGCCGTCGCGGGCACCACTCTCCAGCAGCGCGTCCTCTTCGATGCTCTGGACCTGTGGAGTGACTTCGAGCAGTGCACGGACGAGTACAGTCAGGGCCGCAACGACACCGTGTCCCTACGCGATGAATCCACCGGTACGGACCTGGCGACGCTGACGCCCTGGGACAAGGGACGCTCCTGGACATCCTGGTTCACCCCTGGGGCGTCCGGCGTCCGCGCCGCCCTCAACAACACGGGCTACAAGTTCTGCACCATCGTCGCGGAGTACTGCAGCTGCGGAGGGGTGGGCACGAAGACGCAGAAGGGCGCCGTCATCTCCGGCTATGAGTACCGCCGGGTCCAGACGGGCGCGTCCCCCTTCTGGACGCCCCTGCGATTCCCGGGGCAGTACCATGACGTGGAGACCGACCTCTTTGAGAACTGGAACCGTTACTATGACCCGAGTATCGGGCGATACCTGCAGCCGGAGCCGATGATGGCTGTTGATGCCAGGTCGGGTTCTTGGGCTGCGTACTCATATGCGGGGAACAATCCAGTAAGGAACTCGGATCCGACCGGTCTGTTCATCCGGCCTGAAGGCGAATGCAAGAACTGGAGTGAGGCACTCGCACGAGCAAAGGTAAAGGCGGGATGTCAAAAGGAATCCGGAGGAGTCTCTTCCCAGCAAAGCTGCACAAAATGTGCTCTTCCGTGTGATATCTGCCCGTGGTTGGATGAGTCGACACCACCTACCGCCCGCATCTTCGACATGACTGGCGGGATTCGTGGTGGCCTGAATCCGGACCGGACGCAACTCGGGCTGGCACGTTGGCTCTGCGGAAACACGACCGTGCCAGGGTATTCGTTCGACAATACCGAAGAGCTCGCGCAAATGCTCATACACGAGGCCATCCATATGTGTCAGACTATTGGCATCACGGCGCCTTCCGCCAAGGACGGCTGGGGTACCCCGTTCGGCAAATGGAGCCCGGGCTGGGACGACACTGAGGACACCGTTGAGAAGTGCTGGAAGGAGTCATCATGGCATTCCACCGGCAATGGCTGCGGAGGGCGGCGTCCATAG
- a CDS encoding IS3 family transposase: MERHGLRCSMSRRGNCYDNAAMESWFSTLKNELGEAFESANDAKGKLFDYIEVFYNQQRMHSAIVYASPAQFERAAA, translated from the coding sequence TTGGAACGGCACGGCCTGCGCTGCAGCATGAGCCGTCGGGGCAACTGCTACGACAACGCGGCCATGGAGAGCTGGTTCAGCACGCTCAAGAACGAACTGGGTGAGGCCTTCGAGAGCGCCAACGACGCGAAGGGGAAGCTGTTCGACTACATCGAGGTCTTCTACAACCAGCAACGCATGCACTCGGCAATCGTCTACGCTTCGCCGGCCCAGTTCGAACGGGCAGCGGCATAG
- a CDS encoding response regulator, translating to MPPTVLISDDEPLVVSALAREAKRSGLVCVSDTTSEHVLELARKHQPAVIILDINQHQDGRDLLAQLKKDPATRDCKVIMLSGVEDQFTRHVCFELGADDYEVKPCDPTFMTRIARLATAAARPPAPTEAA from the coding sequence ATGCCTCCAACTGTCCTCATCTCGGATGATGAGCCCCTCGTGGTGTCCGCCCTCGCGCGGGAGGCCAAGCGCTCTGGCCTCGTGTGCGTGTCCGACACCACCTCCGAACATGTGTTGGAGCTGGCTCGCAAGCACCAGCCCGCCGTCATCATCCTGGACATCAACCAGCACCAGGACGGGCGCGATCTGCTCGCGCAGCTCAAGAAGGACCCCGCCACCCGCGACTGCAAGGTCATCATGCTGAGCGGCGTGGAGGACCAGTTCACCCGCCACGTGTGCTTCGAGCTGGGCGCCGACGACTACGAAGTGAAGCCGTGCGACCCCACCTTCATGACCCGCATCGCCCGGCTCGCCACCGCCGCCGCGCGCCCCCCCGCGCCGACCGAAGCCGCCTGA
- the rpe gene encoding ribulose-phosphate 3-epimerase — MKRPVRIAPSLLSSDFSRLAEEVRAVEAAGADLIHVDVMDGRFVPNITLGPVVVEAIKRVATKPLDVHLMIVEPEKYVEAFVKAGADVLTVHQEASPHLHRTLQQIRHLGAKPSVVLNPGTPLVAIEEVLGDVDMVLLMSVNPGFGGQSFIESTVDKVRRLRAMLDARGLDVDIEVDGGINAQTAKRVVDAGATVLVAGSYVFGAKDYAQAIQSLRP; from the coding sequence ATGAAACGCCCCGTCCGCATCGCCCCGTCGCTGCTCTCCAGTGATTTCAGCCGTCTGGCCGAAGAGGTCCGCGCCGTCGAGGCCGCTGGCGCGGACTTGATTCACGTGGATGTCATGGATGGCAGGTTCGTGCCCAACATCACGTTGGGGCCGGTGGTGGTGGAGGCCATCAAGCGGGTGGCGACGAAGCCGTTGGACGTGCACCTGATGATCGTGGAGCCGGAGAAGTACGTGGAGGCCTTCGTGAAGGCGGGGGCGGATGTGCTGACGGTGCACCAGGAGGCGAGCCCGCACCTGCACCGGACGCTCCAGCAGATCCGTCACCTGGGGGCGAAGCCGTCGGTGGTGTTGAACCCGGGCACGCCGCTGGTGGCGATTGAGGAGGTGCTGGGGGACGTGGACATGGTGCTCTTGATGAGCGTGAACCCGGGGTTCGGGGGGCAGTCGTTCATCGAGTCCACGGTGGACAAGGTGCGCCGGCTGCGCGCGATGTTGGACGCGCGGGGGCTGGACGTGGACATCGAGGTGGACGGCGGCATCAACGCGCAGACGGCGAAGCGCGTGGTGGACGCGGGGGCGACGGTGCTGGTGGCGGGCAGCTACGTGTTCGGCGCGAAGGACTACGCCCAGGCCATCCAGTCGCTGCGGCCCTGA
- a CDS encoding HD domain-containing phosphohydrolase, whose translation MLPQSVPASPNLSRRLAKLTSILDVAKAMSAERDLDLLLPLILYEATKVVESDRCSLFILDRERNELWSKVAQGSKNEIRLPMGSGIAGQVAHTGAVINIPDAYADPRFNSSFDISSGYRTHTILCVPMRDANGDVTGVIQALNKRGGRVFDAEDEELLLALGAQAAGAIENALLHEEINRLFEGFVSASVVAIEARDPTTAGHSGRVADLTVSLAQALEHHTIGPYALTRFSAVEIQELRYASLLHDFGKVGVRENVLVKAEKLYPYELETLRARFQLARKDLQLRSSRRRLASVEARGVAALPAIHQEEDARLAQELAQLDEVMAFLLTCNRPTVLAQGNFERLLELGKLTYTDAHDQGQPLLLPHEIQSLSITRGTLSPEERREIESHVEHTYRFLSQIPWTRALRRVPEIAYAHHEKLDGTGYPRAIPEIPVQSRMMSICDIYDALTASDRPYKKAVPHGLALDILNKEVGAGQLDRDLFAIFVEAEIPRRALKKGPA comes from the coding sequence GTGCTTCCCCAGTCCGTGCCCGCCTCCCCCAACCTGTCCCGCCGGCTCGCGAAGCTGACCTCCATCCTGGATGTCGCCAAGGCGATGAGCGCCGAGCGGGACCTCGACCTGCTGCTGCCCCTCATCCTCTATGAGGCCACCAAGGTCGTGGAGTCGGACCGCTGCTCGCTCTTCATCCTGGACCGCGAGCGCAACGAGCTGTGGAGCAAGGTGGCCCAGGGCTCCAAGAATGAAATCCGCCTGCCCATGGGCAGCGGCATCGCCGGGCAGGTCGCCCACACCGGCGCCGTCATCAACATCCCGGACGCCTACGCCGACCCCCGCTTCAACAGCAGCTTCGACATCTCCAGCGGCTACCGCACCCACACCATCCTCTGCGTCCCCATGCGCGACGCCAACGGGGACGTGACGGGCGTCATCCAGGCCCTCAACAAGCGCGGCGGGCGCGTCTTCGACGCCGAGGACGAGGAGCTGCTGCTCGCCCTGGGCGCCCAGGCCGCGGGCGCCATCGAGAACGCCCTCCTCCACGAGGAGATCAACCGCCTCTTCGAGGGTTTTGTCTCCGCGTCCGTCGTCGCCATCGAGGCGCGAGACCCCACCACCGCGGGGCACTCCGGCCGCGTCGCGGACCTCACCGTGTCCCTGGCCCAGGCGCTGGAGCACCACACCATCGGCCCCTATGCGCTGACGCGCTTCTCCGCCGTGGAGATCCAGGAGCTGCGGTACGCGTCGCTGCTGCACGACTTCGGCAAGGTGGGCGTGCGCGAGAACGTGCTCGTCAAGGCGGAGAAGCTCTACCCGTATGAGCTGGAGACGCTGCGCGCCCGCTTCCAGCTGGCCCGCAAGGACCTTCAGCTGCGCAGCTCCCGCCGCAGGCTCGCGTCCGTGGAGGCGCGCGGCGTGGCCGCCCTGCCCGCCATCCACCAGGAGGAGGACGCGCGGCTCGCCCAGGAGCTGGCGCAGCTGGATGAGGTGATGGCCTTCCTGCTCACCTGCAACAGGCCCACGGTGCTCGCGCAGGGCAACTTCGAGCGGCTGCTGGAGCTGGGCAAGCTCACGTACACCGACGCGCACGACCAGGGGCAGCCCCTGCTGCTGCCCCATGAAATCCAATCCCTCTCCATCACCCGCGGCACCCTCTCCCCGGAGGAGCGCCGCGAAATCGAGAGCCACGTCGAGCACACCTACCGCTTCCTGTCCCAGATTCCCTGGACGCGCGCCCTGCGCCGCGTGCCGGAGATCGCCTACGCGCACCATGAGAAGCTGGACGGCACGGGCTACCCGCGCGCCATCCCGGAGATTCCGGTGCAGTCGCGGATGATGTCCATCTGCGACATCTACGACGCGCTCACCGCGAGCGACCGGCCCTACAAGAAGGCCGTGCCGCACGGGCTGGCGTTGGACATCCTCAACAAGGAAGTGGGGGCCGGCCAGCTGGACCGGGACCTGTTCGCCATCTTCGTCGAGGCGGAGATTCCCCGCCGGGCCCTCAAGAAGGGCCCGGCGTAG
- the pyk gene encoding pyruvate kinase yields the protein MRRAKIVCTLGPASQTPEMLEALLEAGMDVARLNFSHGSHEQHQANIDMLRAASLKVRKAVGILGDLQGPKIRTGRFITGSTELKPGGTFHITTDETVKGTDEIVSTTYPHLAADVNPGDRILLDDGLLELRVVETDKKQLIKTEVIHGGTLKNNKGINLPGVAVRADALTPKDREDLIFGLKAGVDYIALSFVRQPSDLDSARQAMAEVGRTVPIISKLEKPEAIARLDAILDKTDGVMVARGDLGVEIPPEEVPAVQKDIIRRSNLRGLPVIVATQMLNSMIDNPRPTRAEASDVANAVYDGADALMLSGETASGKFPLDSVQMMERIILAAESSARAQYLPRVIDAPLGLPLHFPDVIARVACEAAKASGATLIAAFTLSGVTARLLAHYRPTVPIVAFSPNQEVRRRLSLLWGVVPRVLEPIQETETMLRRVEEELVSRGLARRGDRIVVVFGAPVGQPGKINSLRLHTISA from the coding sequence ATGCGACGAGCAAAGATTGTCTGCACCCTCGGCCCCGCCAGTCAGACCCCGGAGATGTTGGAAGCGCTGCTGGAGGCCGGCATGGATGTGGCCCGGCTCAACTTCTCCCACGGCAGCCACGAGCAGCATCAGGCGAACATCGACATGCTGCGCGCGGCCTCGCTGAAGGTGCGCAAGGCGGTGGGCATCCTGGGCGACCTGCAGGGTCCCAAGATTCGCACGGGCCGCTTCATCACCGGCAGCACGGAGCTGAAGCCGGGCGGCACCTTCCACATCACCACCGACGAGACGGTGAAGGGCACGGACGAGATCGTCTCAACCACGTACCCGCACCTGGCGGCGGACGTGAACCCGGGCGACCGCATCCTGCTGGACGACGGCTTGCTGGAACTGCGCGTCGTGGAGACGGACAAGAAGCAGCTCATCAAGACGGAGGTCATCCACGGCGGCACGCTGAAGAACAACAAGGGCATCAACCTGCCCGGCGTGGCGGTGCGCGCGGACGCGCTCACTCCGAAGGACCGCGAGGACCTCATCTTCGGCCTCAAGGCGGGCGTGGACTACATCGCGCTGTCCTTCGTGCGCCAGCCGTCGGACCTGGACTCCGCGCGCCAGGCCATGGCGGAGGTGGGCCGCACGGTGCCCATCATCTCCAAGCTGGAGAAGCCGGAGGCCATCGCGCGGCTGGACGCCATCCTCGACAAGACGGACGGCGTGATGGTGGCCCGCGGCGACCTGGGCGTGGAGATCCCCCCGGAGGAAGTGCCGGCCGTCCAGAAGGACATCATCCGGCGCTCCAACCTGCGCGGCCTGCCGGTCATCGTGGCCACGCAGATGCTCAACTCCATGATCGACAACCCGCGCCCCACGCGCGCGGAGGCCAGCGACGTGGCCAACGCCGTCTACGACGGCGCGGACGCGCTGATGCTGTCGGGTGAGACGGCGAGCGGGAAGTTCCCCCTGGACTCCGTGCAGATGATGGAGCGCATCATCCTGGCGGCCGAGTCCTCCGCCCGCGCCCAGTACCTGCCGCGCGTCATCGACGCGCCCCTGGGCCTGCCGCTGCACTTCCCGGACGTCATCGCGCGCGTCGCGTGCGAGGCGGCGAAGGCCAGCGGCGCCACGCTCATCGCGGCCTTCACGCTGTCGGGCGTGACGGCGCGGCTGCTCGCGCACTACCGGCCCACGGTGCCCATCGTCGCGTTCAGCCCGAACCAGGAGGTGCGCCGCCGCCTGTCGCTGCTCTGGGGCGTGGTGCCGCGCGTGCTGGAGCCCATCCAGGAGACGGAGACCATGCTCCGCCGCGTGGAGGAGGAGCTGGTGTCGCGGGGCCTGGCTCGCAGGGGCGACCGCATCGTGGTGGTGTTCGGCGCGCCGGTGGGCCAGCCCGGGAAGATCAACAGCCTCCGGCTGCACACCATCAGCGCCTGA